gatttctctggcgatggtttggttgtgggaagagattatatgttccttaatggagccctgttgcctgttgcttatgcatcattaaacgcctagaaagagatgttgttgtcttgcctatatactgggttttttggagcttacagtccccaagagggcatttgaaggcatagacgacgttagtctcttttaaagcgttctgttttgtgtctggagagtttctcatgagtaggctggcagtttttctggttttatagtaaatcgttttctggttttatagtaaatatatatatatatatatatatatatatatatatatatatgtatatatatatatatatatatatatatatatatatatatatatatttatatatatatataaatatatatatatatatatatatatatatatatatatatatatatatatatatatatatatatatatatatatatatatatatatatatatatatatatatatatgaccacatattctgtatttattattttctggtttagggcttctatccctctaactattttcttagcatcagggcttaattgaaataggagttctccaaaactcattttcgtacttttaaggtgaagaaaagtgatttactatagagtgtattacacttatttgtataatttgcacgacgtttcgaacctccatggttcattctcaagtgaacagatcttacaatactagttgattttatacccgcattaggtcaggtgataatacaatgaaggtgaaaacacggagggatacataagggataaacataggggctgcagaaggcttattggcccatacgaggcatctcctatctaaacacaaagattaatcccgtgtaattggcctgttatgttggacattgtcttctgtgttggcatcgatatgttcttgtcttgtccttactctcatggtgggtagagtaaatagttccgtgatttgggtgttcatggtaggtcgctctattcttatgtgaattgcctcaagaatttgtaatcttgaatcttgggttttgtctattatgcaagtattcttgttcaacatttctcttgttagagtaatgtcatgggcttatctcatgtgattcctaggggcaccagattgaagatggcatgtcaaacgcctcgtcagcttggtcgacgtcatacctatgtacttacattgaaggttacatccttcgtgggggcaagtgtacatgtatacaacgcttgactgctgtagagggttctaggtcggcttcgggctgtttttgataaggagttcggaagtcttcttggttttgtagaatattatcaggtttatgttttggttaggagtagtgctttttactcctttacggattatttctttcattattctttcctcttttatatgttcactgtgcatgattgatttgtaatataattttattgggggtgttgtggtttctgttctaggttctgaattataccaacggtccaagtgtcttcttatagcagcgtttatttccgcgttgctatatccgttgttcaccaatacctgagttactctttcaaactctctactcacgttgctccattcagagcagtgggtaagcgctcgacgaatacaagcattgagaacactggccttgtatctttgggggcactcacttctaccgttcaggcataatcctatgttggtgggcttggtatatacgttggtgcttaaagaggttcctgtttttgttattagtacatccaagaatggcagactgttattttcactattttcatgtgtaaatcggagtactgactctctctctaggtgtctttttaggtcaattagttcatctgagtcttttactattacgaatagtaatagtaaaagacagtatatatgtatatagtagtatatatatatatatagtatatatatatatatatatatatatatatatatatatatatatctacttttgagtgaggtgggaagggtgatgtggcattacatttgagtgaggtgggaaggatgatgtggcattagaggatattaatagggtattaaaagtatcaacacaagacagaacacgaaacaatggatattgaatagaagtgtttgtagaaagcctattggtccatatttcttgatgcttctatattggagcggagtcttgaggtgggtagaatatagttgtgcaataattggctgttgattgctggtgttgacttcttgatgtgtagtgcctcgcaaacgtcaagccgcctgctatcgctgtatctatcgatgatttctgtgttgtttactaggatttctctggcgatggtttggttatgggaagagattatatgttccttaatggagccctgttgtttatgcatcgttaaacgcctagaaagagatgttgttgtcttgcctatatactgggttttttggagcttacagtccccaagtgggcaactatatatatatatatatatatatatatatatatatatatatatatatatatatatatatatatatatatatatatatatatatatatatataaatatatatatatatatatatatatatataaatatatatatatatataaatatatatatatatatttatatatatatatatatatatacatatatatatatatatatatatatatatatatatatatatatatatatatgtatatatatatatatatatatatatatatatatatatatatatatatatatatatatatatatatatatatatatatatacgaataacacgaattttctcaatatttcttatatttcttttcactgtcgacggTAAATGAAAATTGGCGCGACACTTTGAACGCGTTTGGTAataactttttacattttcaaagactttagtttacacacacacaactaaaacctgcaaacactaaacaagttctactatgctataatttaaacgtctttcattttatatacctgcatttgggtgaggagatatgctacaacagttttggatgaggtgaaaacaaactttcaacacaagacataacacgaaacaatgggtataatattgggtaagttaaagggaaaaatggaagtaactgcagagggcctattggcccatatttcttgaggcttctatattggagcggagtcttgaagtgggtagaatatagttgtgtattatttggctgttgatttctggtgttgacttcttgatgtgtagtgcctcgcagatatcaagccgcctgctatcgctgtaactATCGGTGATTTctatgttttttgttaagacttctctggtgatggtctggttgtgggaagatattatatgttctttaatgaagccctgttgcttatgcatcgttaatcgcctggaaagagatgttgttgtcttgcctatatactgagttctaagaggcttacagtccccaagagggcatttgaaggcatagacgacgttggtttcttttaaagcgttctgctttgtgtctggagagtttctcatgagtagattggccgtttttttggttttatagtaaatcgtcaattgtatcttctgatttttgtctgtagggataacgttcctattaccaatatctttcaggaccttttcctccgttttatgagctgtggaaaagaagttcctgtaaaatagtctaatagggggtacaggtgttgtgttagttgtctcttcagaggttgcatggcgtttcaccttccttcttatgatgtcttcaacgaaatcattggagaagccattgttgactaggaccggccttaccctacagagttcttcatcgacttgcttccatcctgagctgtggctgagagcacggtcgacataagcgttaacaacactcctcttgtttctgtctgggcagtcactgttggcattgaggcacattcttattttgtttccttagtgtagactgcagtgtggaaacctccgctccttttcatgactgttacatctagaaagggcagcttcctatccttctccatctcgtaagtgaaacgcaacacagaattccgctcaaatgcttcagctcctgcagatgtctaacatcaggtacctgtgtaaaaatgtcgtcaacatacctgcagtatatggccggttttaagttcatgtcgactaagaccttttgttcgatggtaccaatgtagaagttcgcaaacaggacacctaggggagaacccatggcgaccccatctacttgcttatacatgtgcccatccgggcgcaAGATGGGTGCCTCTTTAGTCACTTTAGTCTTTAGTCAATGTCTAGTCACACTTAAAAAAagtagatagactgcttgcctgtgtgtctgtggtaaagtaaggggagacacgcAAAATACATagaatgaacaatgaaactttaattaatatagaaacaaattataaacaatgacaataccttggctatgtacaatgcaaacaaacaagtgaaaaacatataacataaatgaataatagggatgaagttactctacaataatataaatatacagtgaaaaataatcaggtgattaaaaaaaaaataaataaatagcacgagaatatggcgctagctgagaaacatccacctgatacacagcgtatatcagttagtttttcactgcttgagagcacaagggtattctgacttcaatggctggttcaagcccagacatcgactcaggtagagggcgctgaggtacaGGAGTGCAGGTGagtagtcggcgagtcaccaatcaggagcaggcaggctgggaagggtagttggctggttgatggcgagccggcgtggagggagtgtggagtggggggggggggtgagtcttcggtacgtttgcctcctggtcaaaacgttttgtgcaactggtagacgtatcttgaaggtagcatcttattcttgtataatatacataacttgatgtagagaagagcaggctcaatctttcttgaaagagattatcgtcacaactctcccccgaagcctgagcTTAcgagtgaagttacgtcttcaggtggtagagtggtaggtggagctgtctctacctcatagactctggagaaggCGTCTGCTATAATGATGttagaacctttgatgtagaagatctccaggttgaaattctacagatataaagcccatcgtagaagtcgttggttgttgaattgggcttgctgcaggaagcataggggattgtggtccgagtagatggtggtagaccgagcaccttgcaggtatgattcaaagtgctgtaTATTCAGGTTCACTTAGTGAATGTGAACCTGCCGGTGGTTCACTTAGTGAATGTGAACCTGCTGGTGGTTCACTTAGTGAATGTGTACCTGCTGGTGGTTCACTTAGTGAATGTGAACCTGCTGGTGGTTCACTTAGTGAATGTGTACCTGCTGGTGGTTCACTTAGTGAATGTGAACCTGCTGGTGGTTCACTTAGTGAATGTGTACCTGCCGGTGGTTCACTTAGTGAATATGTACCTGCTGGTGGTTCACTTAGTGAATGTGTACCTGCTGGTGGTTCACTTAGTGAATGTGAACCTGCTGGTGGTTCACTTAGTGAATGTGAACCTGCTGGTGGTTCACTTAGTGAATGTGTACCTGCTGGTGGTTCACTTAGTGAATGTGAACCTGCTGGTGGTTCTCTTAGTAAATATGAACCTGTCTGTGGTCGACCCAATGAAAAGATCTGCATCCAAAACAACTGTCGCATttccttgcgtgtgtgtgtgtgttttgcgtgCAGTCGACGCAATACCTCAGTTGTAATACTCTCACACAAACTCCCAGGAATATTCCCGCATTTAAATTAAACCATAAAaaggtctcctccacacacaacagCGAAGCTTTGAACGCCTAAGCTCAGCTTTCAAGCTGATCACGCGACCCGATGTTCAGTTATTGCTGTATGTTATGAAGAGGACTTTTGTTTACAACTCGCAAGGCCAAATTCCCGCCACGGACACACACAGTCCTTGGTCGTGGGACTTAAATAATTGCTGCCACTTTTTCAATTTTGAGAACTTTCTCTTAATGGGAGATATACAATTGTGAGGACTTGTCGTTGTGAGGACATACAAGTGTGTGAGGACACACCAGTTTGTGAGGACATACCTGTGGGAAAATCTGACTCCAATATTTTGTaactaaaataaaataattcGATAGCTGTGAAGGACCACCacattttgagaaaaagtggaaaacaaaaggaGGCAATGAATTAAACTGAcaccaagaactagtgtcctatggatcttagtgaaactgtatttcttatgTAAAGGGAGTCAAATTAGCCAGCACAAAAATGGGGGAGTCAAGTGCTaggatccctggaaacacaaaccgaaactgtctctattttccgcttgtaacaacttgtaataaagttgttacatcttggcttaatgtgtttatgacgtattagaacgttgttacgacttgatatattggttgttataactggttaggtggtgttaaaacttgttcgaacgttgtaccaacgtcgtagtttcggtgtgtgtttggagtgaTACAATTAAGTTCCTGCACTAATAATCCGACGCTGGTTCATCCGTCAGAAAGAAATGTATATACATAAATTTATATCATAGTTCATATATAAATCAAATAGAATATTGTGAGTAAATAACATGATTTCCTTAATGGCAGGTAAACGGTAATTTAAGAGGAAATCATTCATGTAACAAAATATTATTGTATCTAATACTACACTATTAGAAATGAAGTCAGTTTAGCTGTAAAttctagaaagtcgtaatttgttgTCACgatccaccgacgacgtgttgcctCAAGCAAATTGCTGCACGTGCAGGTAGAGAAGCCTAATACCTCGGTTGTCGTGGACCCGGAGCTGGAAGGCAATTACATGGTAGAATTCCACAAATTGGTAACTACAAGTACATCCTGAATTACGAAATATCTTCCTACCGAATGTAATTATTACTGCAGAAATCTTGAGTAAATAACTATGTAATTTATATTCCAATAAAGGGTGGAATAAATTTGGAGATTCAACGTACTGGATTTTGTTGTTAATTCCACATCCTAACGACAACTTGTCTAAATATAAACATGTGCACAATATTATAGTTTACGAAATTATTAGTTGCTGGGCCGAGTGTCCATTGATGAAGGAACGATTCCAGATCCCTCGTCCTCAGCTGCCGTGATAAGACGTGGCTTGTGGGTTGGAGTAATTATTAGTTCCTGGGACACTGCCGTAATGTGCCAAGTGACGTGGCACCGCTCTGTTAGGCGTGGGAGCGAAATACAAACTGTTAGCAAGATCGAAGCGTAGATCTCTGTTGCTCGTTGTTAATGGCGTCCGAGTCGCGTGGTGGTGGGCGACGTTCTcgcgtcttcctcctcttcccgattgcgcatgcgcggctctcgatagacgTCTCGAGCGTAAATAGATTTATATATCGGAATTAACTAAGGAAAGAAGAAATGGTGACGAGTAATGATGTCACATTTAATTCTTCCGTGTTAAAATATAACTTCGCATAAGATAAATTGGGTTTATTAAAGTCACGCAGCTAATCGAAGAAATTAAAGTGAAATCATTTACATTGaaataatttcctctagaatatttaatatcaactaaataaaggagttccagtaagcagtagtatgctacgaaattaaacttattagtaactaTGTTTAGTAAaagaaatgataaactggactctgtcataaatccaactaaatgtggaaagaattcatgtttctgcctgtcgttcctcgcgtcgtcactctgactaggaagattctggcaatatgtttaatataaatcattatgatgatt
This sequence is a window from Procambarus clarkii isolate CNS0578487 unplaced genomic scaffold, FALCON_Pclarkii_2.0 HiC_scaffold_2227, whole genome shotgun sequence. Protein-coding genes within it:
- the LOC138362640 gene encoding chloride intracellular channel protein 6-like, with amino-acid sequence MIQSAVYSGSLSECEPAGGSLSECEPAGGSLSECVPAGGSLSECEPAGGSLSECVPAGGSLSECEPAGGSLSECVPAGGSLSEYVPAGGSLSECVPAGGSLSECEPAGGSLSECEPAGGSLSECVPAGGSLSECEPAGGSLSKYEPVCGRPNEKICIQNNCRISLRKR